A genome region from Manis pentadactyla isolate mManPen7 chromosome 5, mManPen7.hap1, whole genome shotgun sequence includes the following:
- the RUFY3 gene encoding protein RUFY3 isoform X5 encodes MSALTPPTDMPTPTTDKITQAAMETIYLCKFRVSMDGEWLCLRELDDISLTPDPEPTHEDPNYLMANERMNLMNMAKLSIKGLIESALNLGRTLDSDYAPLQQFFVVMEHCLKHGLKAKKTFLGQNKSFWGPLELVEKLVPEAAEITASVKDLPGLKTPVGRGRAWLRLALMQKKLSEYMKALINKKELLSEFYEPNALMMEEEGAIIAGLLVGLNVIDANFCMKGEDLDSQVGVIDFSMYLKDGNSSKGSEGDGQITAILDQKNYVEELNRHLNATVNNLQAKVDALEKSNTKLTEELAVANNRIITLQEEMERVKEESSYILESNRKGPKQDRTSEGQALSEARKHLKEETQLRLDVEKELELQISMRQEMELAVKMLEKDVCEKQDALVSLRQQLDDLRALKHELAFKLQSSDLGVKQKSELNSRLEEKTNQMAATIKQLEQRLHQAERGRQSAELDNRLFKQDFGDKINSLQLEAEELTRQRNQLELELKQERERRLQNNRSIPGKGSQKPEPKMDGKHQFQEEIHVKLAKPLEESHSDGYMRPDPAAPQHQEGALRGQSHPVDEQDQLLLSEKPQVCQLCQVDGSLTKNMCKNCRGTFCNACSTNKLPLPSNIKPERVCNLCPKHLMKQYSTSPS; translated from the exons ACCCTAATTATCTCATGGCTAATGAACGCATGAACCTGATGAACATGGCCAAGCTGAGTATCAAGGGCCTGATTGAATCAGCTCTGAACTTGGGGAGGACTCTGGATTCTGACTATGCACCACTCCAGCAGTTCTTCGTGGTGATGGAGCACTGCCTAAAACATGGCTTGAAAG CAAAGAAGACTTTTCTTGGACAAAATAAATCCTTCTGGGGGCCCCTTGAACTGGTAGAAAAGCTTGTTCCAGAAGCTGCAGAGATAACAGCAAGTGTCAAAGATCTTCCAGGACTTAA GACACCAGTAGGCAGAGGAAGAGCCTGGCTGCGTCTGGCATTGATGCAAAAGAAACTTTCAGAATATATGAAAGCTTTGATCAACAAGAAAGAACTTCTCAG TGAATTCTATGAACCCAATGCCCTCATGATGGAAGAAGAAGGAGCTATAATTGCTGGTCTGTTGGTGGGTCTGAATGTCATTGATGCCAATTTCTGTATGAAAGGAGAAGACTTGGACTCTCAG GTTGGAGTTATAGATTTTTCAATGTATCTCAAGGATGGGAACAGCAGTAAAGGTAGTGAAGG AGATGGCCAGATTACTGCAATTCTGGACCAGAAGAACTATGTAGAAGAACTCAACAGACATCTGAA TGCTACTGTAAACAACCTTCAGGCAAAAGTGGATGCATTAGAAAAATCCAACACTAAACTGACAGAAGAG CTTGCAGTTGCAAACAACAGGATTATTACCTTGCAAGAAGAAATGGAACGAGTGAAAGAGGAAAGCTCCTATATATTGGAATCCAATCGGAAG GGGCCTAAGCAAGACAGAACTTCAGAAGGGCAAGCACTGAGTGAAGCAAGAAAGCATTTAAAGGAGGAGACACAATTACGACTG GATGTTGAAAAAGAACTGGAGCTCCAGATCAGCATGAGACAGGAGATGGAACTGGCCGTGAAGATGCTGGAGAAGGATGTCTGCGAGAAGCAGGATGCCCTGGTGTCTCTGCGGCAGCAGCTGGATGATCTCAGGGCTCTCAAGCATGAGCTTGCCTTTAAGCTGCAG AGTTCAGACTTAGGAGTAAAACAGAAAAGTGAACTAAACAGTCGCTTGGAAGAGAAGACTAATCAGATGGCTGCTACCATCAAACAACTGGAACAAAG ATTGCACCAGGCTGAGCGAGGCCGCCAGTCTGCTGAGTTGGACAACCGGCTCTTCAAGCAGGACTTTGGAGACAAGATCAACAGTCTGCAGCTAGAAGCGGAGGAGCTCACCAGGCAGCG GAACCAGCTTGAGTTAGAACtaaaacaggaaagagaaagaaggttaCAAAACAACAGGAGCATCCCAGGAAAGGGGTCCCAGAAGCCAGAACCCAAAATG GATGGGAAGCATCAGTTTCAAGAGGAAATTCATGTTAAACTAGCAAAGCCCCTGGAAGAAAGCCACAG TGATGGATACATGCGACCAGACCCAGCGGCTCCACAGCACCAAGAGGGAGCCCTCAG GGGGCAGTCACACCCTGTGGATGAACAG GATCAGCTGCTGCTCTCTGAAAAGCCACAGGTCTGTCAGCTGTGCCAGGTGGATGGCAGCCTAACAAAG AACATGTGTAAGAACTGCAGAGGAACCTTCTGTAATGCCTGCTCAACAAACAAACTGCCTCTTCCTTCAAATATCAAGCCTGAGCGAGTTTGCAATCTCTGTCCCAAGCATTTGATGAAACAGTATTCCACCAGCCCATCGTGA
- the RUFY3 gene encoding protein RUFY3 isoform X7: MSALTPPTDMPTPTTDKITQAAMETIYLCKFRVSMDGEWLCLRELDDISLTPDPEPTHEDPNYLMANERMNLMNMAKLSIKGLIESALNLGRTLDSDYAPLQQFFVVMEHCLKHGLKAKKTFLGQNKSFWGPLELVEKLVPEAAEITASVKDLPGLKTPVGRGRAWLRLALMQKKLSEYMKALINKKELLSEFYEPNALMMEEEGAIIAGLLVGLNVIDANFCMKGEDLDSQVGVIDFSMYLKDGNSSKGSEGDGQITAILDQKNYVEELNRHLNATVNNLQAKVDALEKSNTKLTEELAVANNRIITLQEEMERVKEESSYILESNRKGPKQDRTSEGQALSEARKHLKEETQLRLDVEKELELQISMRQEMELAVKMLEKDVCEKQDALVSLRQQLDDLRALKHELAFKLQSSDLGVKQKSELNSRLEEKTNQMAATIKQLEQRLHQAERGRQSAELDNRLFKQDFGDKINSLQLEAEELTRQRNQLELELKQERERRLQNNRSIPGKGSQKPEPKMDGKHQFQEEIHVKLAKPLEESHRGQSHPVDEQDQLLLSEKPQVCQLCQVDGSLTKNMCKNCRGTFCNACSTNKLPLPSNIKPERVCNLCPKHLMKQYSTSPS, encoded by the exons ACCCTAATTATCTCATGGCTAATGAACGCATGAACCTGATGAACATGGCCAAGCTGAGTATCAAGGGCCTGATTGAATCAGCTCTGAACTTGGGGAGGACTCTGGATTCTGACTATGCACCACTCCAGCAGTTCTTCGTGGTGATGGAGCACTGCCTAAAACATGGCTTGAAAG CAAAGAAGACTTTTCTTGGACAAAATAAATCCTTCTGGGGGCCCCTTGAACTGGTAGAAAAGCTTGTTCCAGAAGCTGCAGAGATAACAGCAAGTGTCAAAGATCTTCCAGGACTTAA GACACCAGTAGGCAGAGGAAGAGCCTGGCTGCGTCTGGCATTGATGCAAAAGAAACTTTCAGAATATATGAAAGCTTTGATCAACAAGAAAGAACTTCTCAG TGAATTCTATGAACCCAATGCCCTCATGATGGAAGAAGAAGGAGCTATAATTGCTGGTCTGTTGGTGGGTCTGAATGTCATTGATGCCAATTTCTGTATGAAAGGAGAAGACTTGGACTCTCAG GTTGGAGTTATAGATTTTTCAATGTATCTCAAGGATGGGAACAGCAGTAAAGGTAGTGAAGG AGATGGCCAGATTACTGCAATTCTGGACCAGAAGAACTATGTAGAAGAACTCAACAGACATCTGAA TGCTACTGTAAACAACCTTCAGGCAAAAGTGGATGCATTAGAAAAATCCAACACTAAACTGACAGAAGAG CTTGCAGTTGCAAACAACAGGATTATTACCTTGCAAGAAGAAATGGAACGAGTGAAAGAGGAAAGCTCCTATATATTGGAATCCAATCGGAAG GGGCCTAAGCAAGACAGAACTTCAGAAGGGCAAGCACTGAGTGAAGCAAGAAAGCATTTAAAGGAGGAGACACAATTACGACTG GATGTTGAAAAAGAACTGGAGCTCCAGATCAGCATGAGACAGGAGATGGAACTGGCCGTGAAGATGCTGGAGAAGGATGTCTGCGAGAAGCAGGATGCCCTGGTGTCTCTGCGGCAGCAGCTGGATGATCTCAGGGCTCTCAAGCATGAGCTTGCCTTTAAGCTGCAG AGTTCAGACTTAGGAGTAAAACAGAAAAGTGAACTAAACAGTCGCTTGGAAGAGAAGACTAATCAGATGGCTGCTACCATCAAACAACTGGAACAAAG ATTGCACCAGGCTGAGCGAGGCCGCCAGTCTGCTGAGTTGGACAACCGGCTCTTCAAGCAGGACTTTGGAGACAAGATCAACAGTCTGCAGCTAGAAGCGGAGGAGCTCACCAGGCAGCG GAACCAGCTTGAGTTAGAACtaaaacaggaaagagaaagaaggttaCAAAACAACAGGAGCATCCCAGGAAAGGGGTCCCAGAAGCCAGAACCCAAAATG GATGGGAAGCATCAGTTTCAAGAGGAAATTCATGTTAAACTAGCAAAGCCCCTGGAAGAAAGCCACAG GGGGCAGTCACACCCTGTGGATGAACAG GATCAGCTGCTGCTCTCTGAAAAGCCACAGGTCTGTCAGCTGTGCCAGGTGGATGGCAGCCTAACAAAG AACATGTGTAAGAACTGCAGAGGAACCTTCTGTAATGCCTGCTCAACAAACAAACTGCCTCTTCCTTCAAATATCAAGCCTGAGCGAGTTTGCAATCTCTGTCCCAAGCATTTGATGAAACAGTATTCCACCAGCCCATCGTGA